One Agrobacterium vaccinii DNA window includes the following coding sequences:
- the mazG gene encoding nucleoside triphosphate pyrophosphohydrolase, with protein sequence MEASKDISRLIEIMEALRQPDTGCPWDIVQTFETIKPYTIEEAYEVADAIERNDTDDLCDELGDLLLQVVFHSRIAEEMGAFSFGDVVHAVTSKMIRRHPHVFAVSDADTAETVKIQWDVIKAQEKRERAERRLRRGIGDDFKAGYLGSIPRTQPALTEALKLQEQAARVGFDWSAPEPILDKIEEEVRELREALAEGKPEKVADELGDLIFALVNIGRHVKTDPENALRGTNTKFRRRFHHIETSLSDNGDTLEAATLERMEELWQSAKAIERQLE encoded by the coding sequence TATTTCGCGTCTCATCGAGATCATGGAAGCCCTGCGCCAGCCCGATACGGGTTGCCCGTGGGACATCGTCCAGACATTCGAGACGATCAAGCCTTACACGATCGAGGAGGCCTATGAGGTTGCCGACGCCATCGAACGCAACGATACGGACGACCTCTGTGATGAGCTTGGTGATCTGCTGCTACAAGTGGTGTTTCACTCCCGCATTGCCGAGGAAATGGGCGCGTTCTCCTTCGGCGATGTCGTCCACGCGGTAACATCCAAGATGATCCGACGCCATCCGCATGTCTTCGCCGTTTCAGATGCCGATACGGCCGAAACGGTAAAGATCCAGTGGGATGTCATCAAGGCGCAGGAAAAGCGGGAACGCGCCGAGCGGCGTTTGCGGCGGGGAATCGGCGACGATTTCAAAGCGGGCTATCTCGGCTCCATTCCGCGCACGCAACCGGCACTGACGGAAGCGCTGAAGCTTCAGGAACAGGCGGCGCGAGTGGGCTTCGACTGGTCGGCTCCTGAACCCATCCTCGACAAAATCGAGGAAGAAGTAAGAGAGTTGCGTGAAGCGCTTGCCGAGGGCAAACCGGAAAAAGTGGCGGATGAACTGGGTGATCTTATTTTCGCTCTCGTCAACATAGGCCGCCATGTAAAGACAGACCCCGAGAACGCATTGCGAGGCACCAACACCAAATTTCGCCGCCGTTTCCACCACATCGAAACGTCATTGAGCGACAATGGCGACACCCTCGAAGCGGCGACTTTGGAACGGATGGAAGAACTTTGGCAATCCGCCAAAGCCATCGAGCGTCAGCTTGAGTGA
- a CDS encoding GGDEF domain-containing protein, producing MMQPLDLPTVLLLHKLSFFVAALCFLYVRSQSRESVGLGFLAIGFFLVAMASTLVSIGKLLNGFENFLALAGSFAGLVGYSIFWIGMCRISTQRRRRREWLVLCLPVFVCTALFLSGSYVFTEARTSAFQATAALLLFAAAFTVFTDRLIEPLPVRKALAATIAFAAFLSALVVVGIVFPTIAFVSPRNAFFVSIVCHFAIAVFVLALVKERAEEGLKRLADLDVLTGVPNRRSFSLRLPEQMRQGDVIVMTDIDHFKRINDGFGHFAGDEVLVRVARELSARIRPNDSFARFGGEEFILFLPATGEQEASTLVESVRQLVSSIKHTIDDQKVVATLSMGLAVCEEKYCTPHALMKMADTALYASKSRGRDRLTVYRADEFAEDAALSHTVRHAG from the coding sequence ATGATGCAACCTTTAGATCTGCCTACAGTCCTGCTGCTGCACAAGCTGTCTTTTTTCGTGGCGGCGCTGTGCTTTCTGTATGTTCGCTCGCAATCGCGCGAGAGCGTCGGGCTTGGATTTCTGGCGATTGGTTTCTTTCTCGTCGCGATGGCATCGACACTCGTCAGCATCGGCAAGCTTTTGAATGGATTTGAAAATTTTCTGGCGCTTGCAGGCAGTTTTGCCGGTCTCGTTGGTTATTCGATTTTCTGGATCGGCATGTGCCGCATCAGCACGCAAAGGCGCAGGCGTCGGGAGTGGCTGGTTTTGTGCCTGCCGGTTTTCGTTTGTACTGCTTTGTTTTTATCCGGTTCCTATGTCTTCACCGAAGCCAGAACCAGTGCGTTTCAGGCGACCGCGGCGTTACTTCTGTTTGCTGCCGCATTTACGGTGTTCACCGACCGCCTGATCGAGCCGCTTCCCGTTCGCAAGGCATTGGCGGCCACCATCGCTTTTGCAGCATTTCTCAGTGCTCTCGTCGTCGTCGGGATTGTATTTCCAACGATTGCATTCGTGTCGCCAAGAAATGCTTTCTTCGTCTCCATCGTCTGCCATTTCGCAATCGCCGTTTTTGTTCTGGCCTTGGTCAAGGAGAGGGCGGAAGAAGGGCTGAAGAGACTGGCTGATCTTGACGTGCTGACCGGCGTGCCCAACCGGCGCTCCTTCTCTCTGCGCCTTCCAGAACAGATGCGTCAGGGCGATGTTATCGTGATGACCGATATCGACCACTTCAAGCGCATCAACGACGGTTTCGGGCACTTTGCAGGTGATGAGGTTCTGGTGCGTGTGGCGAGAGAACTGTCCGCACGCATTCGGCCCAATGACAGTTTCGCCCGGTTCGGCGGTGAAGAGTTTATCCTGTTTCTGCCAGCAACGGGAGAACAGGAGGCATCGACATTGGTCGAGAGTGTTCGTCAGCTCGTCAGCTCCATCAAACACACAATCGACGATCAAAAAGTCGTCGCCACATTGAGCATGGGACTAGCTGTGTGCGAGGAGAAATATTGCACCCCACACGCGCTGATGAAAATGGCGGATACTGCGCTCTATGCGTCAAAGTCGCGCGGCCGTGATCGGCTGACGGTTTATCGCGCGGACGAATTCGCCGAAGATGCCGCTTTATCGCACACGGTGCGTCACGCTGGCTGA